Part of the Pseudomonas baltica genome is shown below.
CAACAGCGGCGTCAACGTCGACTGATAAGCGTGATACAGATCCGCCTTGCCCTGATAGATCTGCTCCTTTGGCCTGTTGTGTTCGTCGAGTTCGTTGTGCCAGGAGCCGCCTGCGCGGTCGATCATATGCAAGTCGAGGTAGTCCCAGAAGGTGCGATACCAGCCCTCATATTCCGGTTCACCGGTACGATCGAGCAACGCGGCGGCAGCAGTGATGGCTTCGGCGTGGGCCCAGTGGACTCGATGGCGCATGTGCGGCTCGTGCGCCCAGCCGATGGTGTAAACCAGCCCCGGGCCGCCGTCCACAGCCCAGCCATAAGTGGTGCCGGCCCTGAACAGCCCCATGGCAGCAGGCAGCAGCCAACTGGGAGCAGGCACCGAGTTGCGCAATAGCGCGGCTTCCAGTTTGAGCAGCAGAAGGGACCATTCCACAAAATGGCCAGGCGTCATGCCAAATGGACGCAGATCATGATCGGGCTTGTCGTGGTTGTAATCGCTGAGGATGTTCCACTGACGATCAAAGTGCTCCACCACACAAAAGTCATGCTTGGAAGCTATGGCATGAATGAACCGCTCGCAAATCCTCAATGCACGGCTGCGCCAAACTGGCATGCCGGTCGCATCCGCGATCGCCATAAAGGCCTCGACGCTGTGCATATTGGCGTTGGCGCCGCGGTAGTCCTCTTCTTGCGACCAATCCAGCGAGAAGCTGTCGCGCATCACGCCTTCGTCCTCCGACCAGAAGCGCGCTTCGATGACCTGAGTGATATCGGCAAGCAGCTGCCGAGCACCCGGACGTTCGGCGATGCTCGCCGTCGCCGCCGCCAACCCCACGAACGCGTGGGCATAGGCCATCTTGCGGCCCGAGCCATCGTCCCAGCCGCCGTGCCGAGGGTCCTTGAGCGAGCCGGCCAAGGCCTGCACACCGTGGTCTGCCAGCGGGGTCGAACCGGGCAGGCCTTGCATGGCGGCCAAGGCGTAAGCATGAGTCATGCGTGCGGTGATGATCACCTGCGCCTGAGCGTCATGTGGCAGCTCACCGTCGGTGTCCAACGCGGCGAAACCGCCAGCGACGCGGCTGTGTTTGGAGAAATCGAGCAACCGTTGGCCCTGGTTTTCGAGCCAGCGCCGGTGGCGAGTGCCGGACCGCCAGCGCTCGCCACCGTTTTGGGATACCGCGCCACCGTCAGCCATTGACGATCATCCCACCGTTCACATGCAAGGTCTGGCCGGTCACGTAGGACGCGTCTTCGCTGGCCAGATAGACATAGGCCGCGCCGAGCTCAGCGGGATGGCCCATGCGTCCCATCGGCGTATCGTCACCCATATGCGGGACCTGTTCGGCGGGCCAGCCTTGCGGTTGGATGGGCGTCCAGATCGGCCCCGGCGCGACTTCATTTACCCGTATGCCTTTGTTCGCGACCTGCAGCGCCAAGGCGCGGGTAAAGCCTGCGAGCGCCGCCTTGGTGGCGGTATAGGCGGTGACGACGGGCGCTCCCGCGAAGGCGTTGACGCTGGTGGTCTGGATGATCGAGCTGCCCTTGCCCATATGGCCGAGGGCGGCGCGGGTCAGGTAGAAGGCGCCATGCACATTGACCTCGAAGTGGCGCAGCCAGGATTCGTCGGTGGTATCGGTGAACTCCTCTTCACCACGCATGTGCGCGGCGTTGTTTACCAGTACATCGATGCCGCCAAAGGTCGCCACCACGGTCGCGATCGCTTGATCGCAGACGGCGCGATCAGCGATATCACCGGCAATGGATAACGCTCGCACCCCTTCTGCCTCGATCAGGCGCAGGGTGTCGTTGGCGTCATCCTGTTCGATGGGCAAATGCAGGATGGCGACGTCGGCGCCCTCGCGAGCAAAGTGCAGGGCGGCGGCGCGCCCGATGCCACTGTCGCCACCGGTAATCAGCGTGCGCTTGCCTTTGAGCTTGCCCGATCCCCGGTAGTCGGGGCGGATGTGCACAGCGGCTGGCTGCAGGGCCTTTTCGGAACCGGGGGCACGATCCTGGCTCTGTGCAGGGATGGTCTGGCTATCGGGTGAATACGTCATAGGGCGTCTCCTTGATCAAGTGAATCGCTTCAGCAAGCGCGTATCAAAGTGACTGGACCTGCCGCCTGCCGTTCCATGAAAATTCTTTAATCCGTTAAAACTTCTCACCATACCGCCCCTCAGAAAAGAACGTTCAACGTTATCCGGGAGGCAACATGCAGTATCGACAACTTGGTCATTCAGGGCTGATGGTTTCGCAGATAATCCTCGGCACCGTCCCGTTTGGTGGACGCGCGGAGTTCGCAAAATGTGGCGCCGTCGATGTGAGCACCGCCAAGCGGATGTTCGATATCGCCTTCGACGCCGGCGTCAACATGGTCGACACCGCCGACCTGTATTCCCATGGGCTGGCCGAGGAAGTGGTCGGTCAGGCGCTGGGTGAAAAACGCCAAGATGTGCTACTGGCGTCCAAAGGCCGCAGCCCGGTGGACGACAACCCTAACAACTCCGGCTCGTCGCGCTATCACTTGATCCGCGCCTGCGAGGCGAGCCTCAAGCGTTTGCGCACCGATCACCTGGACCTGTACCAACTGCACAACTGGGACGGCGTCACCCCCATTGAAGAAACCCTCGAGGCGCTCACCCATCTGGTCAACTCGGGCAAGATTCGTTATTTCGGAACCAGCAACTTCACGGCTTGGCAAATGATGAAAACCCTCGGCAAGGCCGAGCTCAACGGCCTGCTCAAACCCATCACTCAGCAGATCTACTACACCCCTGAATCGCGCGAGGCCGAATACGAGCTACTGCCCTTGGCGCTGGATCAATCCGTGGGGACACTGGTGTGGGGGCCAATGGGCGAAGGACTGCTGACCGGATCGACGCGCCGCGGCCACAAGCCACCCGCCAACACCCGCCAGGGCAGCGACTGGCCCGAGCCCTACGTGCATGATCAGGAGCGCGCGCTCGACATCATCGAAACGCTGGCAAGTGTTGGCGAGGAGCACGGTGTTTCGGTCGCGCGGGTATGCCTCGCCTGGCTGAAGGATCGACCCGGCATCACCTCGCTCATCGTCGGCGCAAGGACCGAAGAGCACCTGCGCGACAATCTGGCGGCGGTCGATCTGCAGCTGACTGAAGCGCAGACCAGCCGCATCGAATCCGTGACACGTCGCCAGCCGCTTTATCCGTATTGGCACCGCTTCACTGCCGGGATAGATCGCTTTGATAAAGCCGAGCAGCCCTTCCTGGCAGAGCATCGCAAGACCATCGAGGCGCGCACCGACAAATAGGACACGTTGCGCAGCGGCAGGCGACGGGATAGCCGCGCCCTGCCGCGAATTTACAACGCATCACGCGCTATGCCGTTCGACACCCGCAGGATGTCGGCCATCACCGCCAGGGCGATCTCTGCCGGCGTCTTGCTGCCCAGCCGCAAGCCGATGGGCGCATGAATACGTTGCAAGGTCGCCTCATCGAGCCCGCCAATACGCGCCAGGCGTTCGAAGCGCTTGCTGCTGGTGCGTTGCGAGCCCATCGCGCCGATGTAGAACGCCGGCGTGCGCACCGCCTCGAGCAGCGTGAGGTCGTCGAGGCGCGGATCGTGGGTCAGGGCCACGACCGCGGTGGATGCGTGGCAACCACCGTTGGCGATGTATACCGCCGGCAACACCTCCAGCACCTCGACGCCCGGCAACGAGAACGCGCTGGTGACCTCCTTGCGGGGGTCGCAGACGATCACTTCGTAACCCAGCGACAGCGCGAAGCTGGCACAGAATTGGGCGACCGGCGACAGCCCGGCGAGCAATAGCCGCTGTACCGCGCCAATGCGTATCGCGACCTGCTCGGTATCCACTTCGACCTTGGCCGCCGCCATGCTCCCAGGCGTGATGCTGCGCTGTTCGGTACCCAGCAACACCCGACGGACGATCAATGACGAGCCGGCAAACGCACTTTCGATGGCGTGCAGATGGGCTTCTGATTCGGCGCTCGGCGCCAGATACTCGACGAGCACATCCAGCACGCCACCGCACGGCAATGCCCGCGTGGGTGCCAAGCCACCCTCCCCGTAGCGCACCACCTGGCTGACGGGCGGGAAGAACCCCTCACCCACGCGCTCGAGAAAATCATCTTCGACACAGCCGCCCGACAACGAGCCGCAATGCTCGCCGCTGCCCAGGCACACCAACATCGCACCCGGCCCGCGCGGCGCCGAGCCGAAGGTGGTGATGACGGTGCAGAGCCAGATCGGACGCCCCTCGGCTATCCATGCTCTGGCCTGCTGAATCACTTGAAGATCAAGCTGTTTCATTACCCCAAACCCTCAAGTCAACATCAGGCCCTAGCCTGACCGCACTCAGTGCAGCCCCAGCGCTCGGCTTTTGGCAACGTCTTGCGGTGTGATACGCGCACCCGACTGGCCGAAGCGGCTGAGCAAGTAGGTACTGACCGCAGCCAGCTCCTCGTTGCTGTAGCCCTTGGCGAAATCCGGCATGCGTTGATCACTGCGCACCGCATCATTGTGACCGCCCAGCAGCACCCCGATCAGGTTGGTACCCTCGGGGTCGTTGACGGTTTTGAGTCCTGAGAGTGTCGCGATCGGGCTATTGTTCCCTTGCCCGTCTGCCCGGTGACATGCCGCACAAGCATCGTTGAACACCTTCAAGCCCAGGCCATCCCCCGCCACGGGCGCCGGCTCGCGCACTTCAAGGCTGGGCCGGGGCACACCGGTGGCGCGCGCCGGGGTACTTTTGAGGTACACCGCCATCGCCAGCTGATCTTCAGGGGTGAGGTAGCGCAGGCTGTGCTCGATCACGTCGCTCATCGGCCCACCCGCCATGCCGAAGCCAGGTGCCTGGCCGGTGGCGAAGTACTTGACCAGGGTTTCCTGCGGCCAGGCGCCGATGCCGTACTGGGCATCGGAGCTGATGTTGTAGGCGCGCCAGTTGCCCAGCAGGGTACCGGCCAGCGACTCGCTCTGTTTGACCGCCTGGGCGAAGTTGCGCGGCGAGTGACACTCGCCACAGTGCCCCGGCCCTTCGACCAGGTAGGCACCACGGTTCCACTGGGCGGACTGCTGTGGGTCGGCGACGAAGGGTTTGTTGTCGAGGAACACGGTGTTCCAGAACCACATGCCCCAGCGCTGATTGAAGGGGAACGAAATATCGTTTTCCTTCGGCGCCTGTTTGACCGGCGTCAGGCTGAACAGATAGCCCTTGATGGCCAGAATCTCGTCGCGCGGCATCTTGCTGTAGGAGGTGTACGGGAAAGCCGGGTAGTAGTGCTTGCCGTCCTTGCCCACGCCCCGCTGCACGGCGCTGACGAAATCATCGTCGCTCCACTTGCCGATACCGGTGTCCGGGTCGGCGGTGATGTTGGGCGAGTACAGCGTGCCGAACGGCAGCTTGAACGCCAGGCCACCGGCGAAGGGCTTGCCGCCTGCCGTGGTGTGGCAGGCGACGCAATCGGCGGCGCGGGTCAGGTACTCGCCGTTGCTCATGGGGGTGCTGTCATCGGCCTGGGCGGCGTGCCACAGGCTGGCGCCGAATAGTGCCAGGGCGATCTGGTAGGCCTTCATGCCATCGCTCCTTGTACGGTGAAGTAGCCGGAACGGCTCAAGGGCAAGCGTCGCACCCGCGCGTGCGAGGCGGCGTGCAGGGCGTTGACCAGCGCGGCCGCGATCGGTACCGCGCCGGTTTCGCCGACGCCACCGGGGGTTTCGAGGCTGTTGATCACATGTACCTCCACTGGCGGCGCATCACTCATGCGGATCTGCCGGTATTGATGGAAGTTGTTTTGCATGACCTGGCCTTTTTCGATGAGCACTTCGTTGAACAGCGCCGCCGACAGGCCGAACAAGGTGCCGCCTTCGATCTGCGAGTGCACCGAGGTCGGGTTGGTGACGAAACCGCAGTCGATCACCGATACCAGTCGATTGATGCGCAGGCCACGCTCGCCGTGCATTTGCAGCTCGACCACGGTAGCGATGTAACTGCCGAACACGTTGGCCACCGAGACGCCACGGCCGGTACCGACGAGCAACGGTTGGTCCCAGCCGACTTTCTCGGCCGCCAGTTTGAGCACCGCCTGGGCGCGCGGCTGGGCCTGCAGCAAATCCATACGGTAAGCGACGGGATCGGCATTGGCGTTGTGCGCCAGTTCGTCGATAAAGCTTTCCAGCGCATAGGTCGCCCGCAACGGGCCAACGCCGCGCCACCAGGAAACCGGGATGACCTTGGGCTCTTCGCGTACGTAGCGCACTTGCAAGTGCTTGAGGGCGTAAATCGGCTCGATGGACGTTTCTACCGCATCGGCATCGATGCCGTTGTCCGGCAGTTTGCCGATGAATTGCGCGATCACCGAGGCACCGGCGATCCGATGATCCCAGCCGACCGGTCGCAGAGTGTCGTCGAGCGCGGCATTGAGGCGGTCGACGTAGTGCGGCCGGTAGCGGTCGTGGGTCATGTCCTCTTCACGGCTCCAGATCAGCTTGATCGGGTAGTCCACCTGGCGGGCGATATCGACGGCCTGGAAGATGAAGTCCGACTCCAGCCGCCGACCGAAAGCGCCACCGATGAGCTGGTTGTGAATGATCACCTGCTCGGCCTTTAGGCCGCTGATCTTGGCGGCTCCGGCCTGGGCGAACATCGGCGCCTGGGTGCCGACCCACAGCTCGCAGGCATCGCTGCGCACATGGGCGACGCAGGTCATCGGTTCGAGCGGCGAATGGGACAGGAACGGCTGCTCGTAGACCGCTTCGAATTGGCTCTTGGCGTTGCCCAGCGCCGCAGCGATGTCGCCTTCGTGCTTGGCCACCACGCCGTCGCCGGAGCTGGCCGCCAGCAGTGCTTTGTCCAATTGCAGCGAGTCGCCGGTGGCGTGTTCGCCCAGGTCCCACTCGATGCGCAGGGCCTTGAGGCCCTGCTGGCAGGCCCAGAAGTTGCTGGCCGTGACCGCCACGGCATTGGCCAGTTTGATGACATCGCGCACGCCCGGCACTTGCCGCGCCGCGCCTTCGTCGACGCTGCGCAAGGTGCCGCCGTAGACCGGGCAGGTCAGCGACGAGGCAACCAGCATGCCGGGGATCTGCAGATCGATGGTAAAGCGCGCCTTGCCGTTAACCTTGTCCGGGGTATCGAGGCGCGGTGTCGGCTTGCCGAGCAGCTTGAAATCTTCGATGCGTTTGAGTGCCACTTCGGTTGGCAGCGGCAGCGCAGCGGCCGCGTCGACCAGCGAACCATAGTCGGCGGTCTGCCCGGCAGGGCCGAAGACCACGCCACGTTCGGCATGGCACTGGCTGGGCGCGACGTTCCAGCGAATCGCGGCGGCCTGGATCAGCACTGTCCGCGCGCTGGCACCGGCCTTGCGCAGGGGCTCCCAGGTAAAGCGGGTCGAGGACGAACCACCCGTGGCCTGGAACTGCAGCAGCGAATCGATATACAGCGCGCTGGGCGGTGCTTCCTCGATGCTGACCTGATCCATACCGACTTCCAGCTCTTCGGCGACCATCATCGCGATGCCCGTCTGCACACCTTGACCCATCTCGATCTTGGGTGAAATCACGGTGACGTGGCCATCGTGGCCGACCCGCACAAAGGCGCCAAAACCGCCCCCGGCATCCGCCGCACCACGGCCGGCGGCCACCGCATCGGCGGCCGCGCTGCGGGGCACCAGCGGCGGCAACCAGGCAGAGATCAGCAGGCCGGCGAAAGCGCTCGTGCCACCTTTGAGCACGCCACGACGGGACACACCGTCAGGCGTCTTGTTGACTGTCGACATGGGTAATCCTCAGGCTTTGCTGACGCTTTTGATCGCCGCGCGGATGCGCGTGTAGGTGGCGCATCGGCACATGTTGCCGGACATGCCGTTGACGATCTGCTGATCGTCCGCGTCGGGATGAGTCTGCAGCAAGGCCACCGCAGCCATGATCTGACCCGACTGGCAGTAGCCACATTGCACCACTTCGTGCGCCAGCCAGGCGCTCTGCACGGCCTGGCCGACCGGCGTCTGGTCGATGGCTTCGATGGTGGTGATCTGGTGCCCGACCGCGTTGCTGACCGGCAGCACGCACGAGCGCACCGCCTTGCCATCCAGATGCACCGTGCAGACACCGCACTGCGCGATACCGCAGCCATATTTGGTACCGGTCAAACCCAGCACGTCGCGCAGTACCCAGAGCAGCGGCATGTCCTCGGGGACATCCACGACCTGGTCCTGGCCGTTGATCGATAGTGTCTGCATGTCAGCCTCAAGCATAAATCACGGGGGCTCGTGGGTGGCCGGGAACAGCGCCGCCAGCACGAACAACGGCCAGCCCGTACATGCGGGCTGGCCTTGGAATATTTTGTAATACTTGGGAATAGTGTAACGCTTGCAGACGATATACAACCCGCCAATGCAAGATCGGGGCAATTTGCCGCGCACGGCTGTGCGCGGCGGCAACGAGCGCGGCAGGAAACGGACGCCGGCCGGTTAAATAAAGCTTCATCGTCGCCGGCTGAATATCTGTGCACGCCAAGCCCCGCTTTGACCTGGTTTTGACTTGGTCCCCAGCACACTCGCCACACGGCCCCACGTTAGAGGGCCAGCGTCGTAGTCATCGGGGACAAGATGGAAGCACTCAATCGCTCACTGTATCTAATGTTCAATGCCGGGGATCACCCCTCCTTCGCCGTCCTCTGCCTGGCGAAAGTGCTGGCGCAGCAGGCAATCATCCTGTTACCCCTGCTACTGGTCTTGCTTTGGTTGCGGGGTGCGCGCACAGCCGCTGTGACCGCAGTGCTGTGCGTACTGCTGGCCTTGCTGGGCAATCTGCTCATCGGGCTGTCGTTCATGCATCCGCGGCCATTCATGGTCCCGCTGGGGCATAGCTGGATATCCCACAAGGCTGAAACCTCGTTCCCCAGCGACCACGCGACGATCTTCTTTGCCTTCGGCCTGGCACTGTGTGCTGCCGGCCGGCGTCGGCTGGGGGCGGTGGTCGCGGCACTGGGCGTAGCTGTGGGCTGGTCGCGGGTGTATCTGGGCGTGCACTTTCCGTTCGATATCATCGGTGGGTTGCTGGTCGCCATCGCCAGCACCTGGGCCATGGTCACCTTACTGGCCTGGAGGAATCTGGGCACACGCCTGGTCGACAGACTCGAACAGGCGCATCGAGCCCTTTTGAACATGCCCCTGGGCAGGCAACGAAAGTGAACGACTGTTCGCGGGCAGAGCCCGTTCCCAAGAGCGCAAGGCTGTGCAATGCAGCCTCGCCAGCACTTGGCTGCAACGATGGCGGCGAATTAGACTCTCAGGTGGTATGGCAGCAAATCGCTGCCGAGGAGAATCTGCATGCCAGGACGCAACCCTGCCGAGCCACCTGAAAGGCTCCCCCCGGACCCCCAAGACGCCGATGCGCCTGCGGGCAGCTCCACGGCGATCATTCGGCCGACCGTGTGGTTTATCGCGCTGGTCATCTGCATGTTCGTCGGCATTGAAGGCTGGCGCGCCTGGCGGGACTACCAACAGGCCTTCGCCTCGGCCAACGATTCGGTGACCAACCTGGTACGGGCCACCGCCCAGCATGCTGAGGACGCCATCCGCCAGGTCGATGCCCTTACCGATGCACTGGGTGAGCGTATCGAGGGTGACGGCCTGGCGAATCTGGATGTCGTGCGTATCCACGGGCTGCTGGTTCAGCAAGCCAGGATCATGCCTCAGCTCGACGGCCTGTTCGTGTACGGCCCGAATGGCCAATGGATAGTGACCGACAAAACGGCCACCCCCCCCGGCGTCAACAACGCCGACCGAGACTATTTCATCTATCACCGTACTCACACCGATAGACGCGTGCGCATCGGCGAGGTCATCACCAGCCGCTCCACGGGCGAGCTGATCATCCCTGTCTCGCGGCGCCTGGACAATCCCGACGGCTCGTTTGCAGGGGTACTGCTGGGCACCCTCAAGGTCCGTTATTTCGTCGACTACTACGGCGACTTCAAGATCGATGACAAAGGCACGCTGGTGCTTGCCTTGCGCAGCGGCCGAATATTGGTCAGGCGCCCGTTCGTCAATGGCGTCACCGAGAAAAGCCTGGCCGAGGGCGACGTCTTCAAGCGCTACCTGCCGACCTCCGACACCGGGACGGTGGAAACCAAGGCCATTGTCGATGGTACCGAGCGGCTTTACGGCTACAGGGCCCTGTCCAGTTATCCCCTTGTGGCCGAAGCGGGCCTGTCGCGCGACTCCATCATCGGGCCGTGGCGCCAGGATGTGATCAAGACCAGCATGTATTCACTGGTGTTGATCGCCGGGCTGCTGGTGTTTGGGCTGATTCTGATCAAACAGCTGCGCAAGCGCATCAGCGCGGAAGACGACCTGCGCCGCGCCCACCTGGCGATGCGGGAAATGGCCCTGACGGACAGCCTGACCGGCCTGGGCAACCGGCGCAAACTGGACATGGTCTTGAGCCAGGAAATCAGCCGCGCCAGACGCGAAGGCGCGGCCGTCGCGCTGATCATGCTCGACGTCGATTACTTCAAGCGCTTCAACGACATGTATGGGCATGCGGCGGGTGACGATTGCTTGCGCAGCATCGCCGGCGCCATTGGGCGAACACTCAAAAGGCCCGCTGACCTGGCGGTGCGCTACGGCGGCGAGGAATTCTGCGTGCTGCTGCCTAATACCAGCAGCGAGGGCGCCAACCGGCTGGCCGAAGAAATCCTCGACGCGATCCGCGAATTGAACATCGAACACCGCGACCACCCGCTCGGTTTCGTCACAGTCAGTGCAGGCATTGGCACCTGTTTGCCGACCTCCGACGATGTCACCGCGGGTGGCCTTATCAAGGCCGCCGATGCCTTCATGTACCTGGCAAAGAACAGCGGACGAAACCGCTGGCATTCAGCGATAGGCAACAGCACGCTGGAAGTGTTCGTGCGCCCGCGCAACCGGGGCTGATCCGGCGAGGCTGTGCCCGGCACGCTTGCAGCGCGCCGGCCCAGCCTGCGGCGCCACGTTCGGCAACGTCAGGACGCAGGTCGGATCAACTGTTGCAGGTGCGAGAGGATCGAAGCCGCGTCGTAGGGTTTGCGCACCACCGGAGCGTGCTTCAAGTGACTGGGGATGCTGATGCTGTCGCCGTAGCCGGTGGCGAACAGGAACGGGATGTTGCGCCGTGCCAGTTCTTCGGCCACGGCAATCGAGGTCCCCGTGCCCAGATTGACATCCAGCACCGCGACATCGGGCCTGCGCTGAGCGAGCACCCTGGTGGTCTCGGCCTCGGAGCTGGTGGTGAGCACATCGTCGACGCCCGCACCGGCCAGAATCTGCTCGAGCCCGACCGCGATGACCAACTGGTCCTCGAGGATCATCACGCAGGCATCGGCCAGATCGCTGAAATCCTCGCCCAGTTGAGCGATCTCCACTGCCGAGCTCACGGCCTCCAGCGGTTCAGCCACCGTGAGGTGCCGAGCCGGAATCCTGAAGAACCCCTGCATGCCGTCCGGCAGGTACTCGACCGTGCTGGTCCCGCCCAGGTCGAAGGGGATGCTGCGATCGATCAGCACCGAGCCGAAGCCGCTTCGGCTCGGTGGGCGAACCGTCGGGCCGCCGCTCTCAAGCCAGGCGATGTCACAGGCGCCGCCAGCGTCGATTGTCCACTTGATCGAGAGCTTGCCGCCGGCCCGCGACAACGCGCCGTACTTCGCGGCGTTGGTGGCCAATTCGTGCAGCACCAACGCCATGACCGAATAGGCACGGGCATCGAGCACCACGTTCGGCCCGGTCAGCTCTATGGTGCTGGACGGCGCGCGATAAGGCAGCAGTTCGGCGTCCAGCAACGCCAACAGCCCGCCGCCGCCGTCGCCCCGCACGACTTGATCGTGGGCCAGCGACAGCGCCTGGATGCGCCCCTTCAGGGTGGCCACGTAGCCGTTGAGCGTTTGCCCTTCGGCGGTGGGATGGGCCACCAGCGCACCGATCAGCGCGAGGATATTCTTGACCCGATGGTTGAGCTCTTCATTGAGCATGCGCTGGCGCACGTCTGCCTTCGCACGTTCGCTGGCCAGCAGTTCGCTGTTGTGCAGCGCCACCTCGACGATCGCGGCGCGGATAGCTTCGCCGAACTGGCGGTCCTGCTCGGTCCAGGGCAATGACTGCTGGTGCACCGTCTCCTTCCAGATCGCAAAGCTCTTGCGCGGGGTCAGGCGTTCGCCCAGCGGGCCACTTTCGTAGGTCTTGTGCGGATCGCCGGCCCAGTCGAGGGTCTCGACCACCTCCTTGCGGAACAGCAGCAGGTAATCCCTGGGGTGCTGCGACATCGGAATGACCAGCATGCCCGAGACGTCGACGGCGTAGTCGGCGGCAGGGACATGGACCATCGACAGGCGATTGGACGCCCAGGTCCGGCCCTCTGCTACGCCCTCGGCGAAGCGCAGCAAATCCGGCATCGCCCCCTTGGGCGGTGTCAATTGTTCCGCGCTCCAGCGGCCATCCAGCGCCATGCCGATGCCATCGCATGGGATCAGCGCTTTGAAGTCCGCCAGCCGCGAACGCAAGAATTCTTCGATATCCGTGGCATGGCTGGCGTCGCGCAGCAAGGCGTCGAGCACCTGCCGAGCGTGGGCGGCGTACTCCAGCGCCTGCCGGGCGCGCAGGGTCTCGATGTGCAGCGAGATAAATTCGCCGAACATCTCGGCGGCCACCCTCTGGCCCATGGTCAGCGCCCGTGGTCCGTAGTGGTGGCAGGCGATCAGCCCCCACAGCACGCCGTTGACGATGATCGAGATCGACATCGAGGCGCCCACGCCCATATTGCTCAGGTACTCGCAGTGCACCGGCGAAACGCTGCGCAGGTGAGCGTAGGACAGGTCCAGTGGTTCGCCTGACAAGTCCAGTACGGGCACGATTGGCGTAGTGCCGAGCGAGATGTCCGAGATGACCCGAATAGGGTTGCGCAGATACAGCGCACGCGCCTGCTGGGGGATATCGGAGCCTGGGAAATACTGCCCCAGAAAGCTTTCGAGATCGCCGCGCTTGGACTCGGCAATCACCTTGCCGGCGCCGTCCGGCCCGAGCTGGTAGATCATCACCCGGTCGTAGCCGAGCATGGCCCGGGCGAACCGCGCCGCATCGCGAAACAGCTTGTCGGTATGGTCGATCTCGCGAACCTGGGCGATCACGGTGCGGGCGAGCTCGATCGGCTCGGCGACGCTGGCGCCGCACGGCTCGAATTCGATGACGACGGTGCCTTTGAACAGATGGGCGGCGACGTCGAACGCCTGCCCCGACGCGAGCATTAGCGCGAACGTCAATGCCGGCCGGGACGCCTCCTTGGTGCGTGCCAGTGAATTGCGCAGGATATGAGCGACCTCCTCGCCGAGCAACTCGTCCAGGCGCCGACCATTCACGTCACTCGGCAGGCCCAGCATGTCCGCTGCATTGGCCGAATGGCGCAGGATGATACTCGCCGAGGCGTCGCAAGCGAGCAGGCAACCGTGTGACTGGATACTGCCGGGGATCTGGATCGGCTCGCGATCACAGTTGGTCAGATTGACGTGCGTTTCAGAAGTCATTGGCCCTGCCGACTGACAAAAGACCGGCTGCCTGAATGACCGCCGAGGATATTGGGACCTGCAAAGGCCACATTCTATCCACTCGCGCCGCGGG
Proteins encoded:
- a CDS encoding molybdopterin cofactor-binding domain-containing protein translates to MSTVNKTPDGVSRRGVLKGGTSAFAGLLISAWLPPLVPRSAAADAVAAGRGAADAGGGFGAFVRVGHDGHVTVISPKIEMGQGVQTGIAMMVAEELEVGMDQVSIEEAPPSALYIDSLLQFQATGGSSSTRFTWEPLRKAGASARTVLIQAAAIRWNVAPSQCHAERGVVFGPAGQTADYGSLVDAAAALPLPTEVALKRIEDFKLLGKPTPRLDTPDKVNGKARFTIDLQIPGMLVASSLTCPVYGGTLRSVDEGAARQVPGVRDVIKLANAVAVTASNFWACQQGLKALRIEWDLGEHATGDSLQLDKALLAASSGDGVVAKHEGDIAAALGNAKSQFEAVYEQPFLSHSPLEPMTCVAHVRSDACELWVGTQAPMFAQAGAAKISGLKAEQVIIHNQLIGGAFGRRLESDFIFQAVDIARQVDYPIKLIWSREEDMTHDRYRPHYVDRLNAALDDTLRPVGWDHRIAGASVIAQFIGKLPDNGIDADAVETSIEPIYALKHLQVRYVREEPKVIPVSWWRGVGPLRATYALESFIDELAHNANADPVAYRMDLLQAQPRAQAVLKLAAEKVGWDQPLLVGTGRGVSVANVFGSYIATVVELQMHGERGLRINRLVSVIDCGFVTNPTSVHSQIEGGTLFGLSAALFNEVLIEKGQVMQNNFHQYRQIRMSDAPPVEVHVINSLETPGGVGETGAVPIAAALVNALHAASHARVRRLPLSRSGYFTVQGAMA
- a CDS encoding (2Fe-2S)-binding protein, with amino-acid sequence MQTLSINGQDQVVDVPEDMPLLWVLRDVLGLTGTKYGCGIAQCGVCTVHLDGKAVRSCVLPVSNAVGHQITTIEAIDQTPVGQAVQSAWLAHEVVQCGYCQSGQIMAAVALLQTHPDADDQQIVNGMSGNMCRCATYTRIRAAIKSVSKA
- a CDS encoding phosphatase PAP2 family protein, with translation MEALNRSLYLMFNAGDHPSFAVLCLAKVLAQQAIILLPLLLVLLWLRGARTAAVTAVLCVLLALLGNLLIGLSFMHPRPFMVPLGHSWISHKAETSFPSDHATIFFAFGLALCAAGRRRLGAVVAALGVAVGWSRVYLGVHFPFDIIGGLLVAIASTWAMVTLLAWRNLGTRLVDRLEQAHRALLNMPLGRQRK
- a CDS encoding sensor domain-containing diguanylate cyclase gives rise to the protein MPGRNPAEPPERLPPDPQDADAPAGSSTAIIRPTVWFIALVICMFVGIEGWRAWRDYQQAFASANDSVTNLVRATAQHAEDAIRQVDALTDALGERIEGDGLANLDVVRIHGLLVQQARIMPQLDGLFVYGPNGQWIVTDKTATPPGVNNADRDYFIYHRTHTDRRVRIGEVITSRSTGELIIPVSRRLDNPDGSFAGVLLGTLKVRYFVDYYGDFKIDDKGTLVLALRSGRILVRRPFVNGVTEKSLAEGDVFKRYLPTSDTGTVETKAIVDGTERLYGYRALSSYPLVAEAGLSRDSIIGPWRQDVIKTSMYSLVLIAGLLVFGLILIKQLRKRISAEDDLRRAHLAMREMALTDSLTGLGNRRKLDMVLSQEISRARREGAAVALIMLDVDYFKRFNDMYGHAAGDDCLRSIAGAIGRTLKRPADLAVRYGGEEFCVLLPNTSSEGANRLAEEILDAIRELNIEHRDHPLGFVTVSAGIGTCLPTSDDVTAGGLIKAADAFMYLAKNSGRNRWHSAIGNSTLEVFVRPRNRG